In Marinilabiliales bacterium, a single window of DNA contains:
- a CDS encoding RNA-binding transcriptional accessory protein codes for MNRLHVHRIANELDLNPAQVENTIKLLAEGSTVPFISRYRKELTGSLDEVMIAEIKDKAGKLAEMDKRRDAILKSLEDQGNLTPELKQKIGSAQSITELEDIYLPYRPKRKTRASVARERGLEPLAVIMMEQRFNDLDERALKFLSDEVPEVPDALQGARDIVAEWVSENQDARNRIRGLFEREAVITSRIVRNMEEEGAKFRDYFSFEERLARCPSHRILALRRGEEEGVLKLSIEPPVEKALEILHRLFVKGSKESSRQVEEAVNDSYRRLLGPSIENEFRSFSKEKADTEAISVFAENLRQLLLAPPLGQKRILAIDPGYRTGCKVVCLDEQGNLLHNETIYPHPPQSEGRMAAKKIASLVNQYKIEAISIGNGTASRETENFIRKVKFDRDVSVFMVNESGASVYSASQVAREEFPGYDVTVRGAVSIGRRLSDPLAELVKIDPKSIGVGQYQHDVDQGRLKTGLDQVVESCVNLVGVNLNTASRHLLTYVSGLGPQLAGNIVEFRKENGPFASREDLKGVPRLGAKAFEQCAGFLRIPGAPNQLDNSAVHPESYNIVERMAGDMGAAIEDLIKKKEIREKLDLNKYVTETTGLPTLNDIMAELAKPGRDPRSKIEVFEFSPDVFGIGDLKPGLVLPGIVTNITNFGAFVDIGVKQDGLVHISQMADRFVKNPNDVVKLHQSVRVKVLEVDEARKRIQLSMKGLN; via the coding sequence ATGAACAGACTACATGTACACAGGATAGCGAATGAACTGGACCTTAACCCGGCGCAGGTTGAGAACACCATAAAGCTGCTGGCAGAGGGCTCAACTGTTCCCTTTATCAGCAGGTACAGGAAAGAGCTCACGGGCAGTCTTGATGAGGTAATGATTGCCGAAATAAAGGATAAGGCAGGCAAGCTTGCCGAGATGGATAAGCGCAGGGATGCGATCCTTAAATCTCTTGAGGACCAGGGCAATCTCACTCCTGAATTGAAGCAGAAGATCGGCAGTGCGCAGAGTATTACTGAGCTGGAAGACATCTACCTGCCTTACAGGCCCAAGAGGAAGACAAGGGCCTCGGTCGCAAGGGAGCGCGGACTGGAACCTCTGGCTGTGATTATGATGGAGCAACGTTTTAATGATCTGGACGAAAGGGCTTTGAAGTTTTTGTCAGACGAAGTCCCCGAAGTCCCCGATGCGTTGCAGGGGGCGAGGGATATCGTTGCCGAATGGGTAAGTGAAAACCAGGATGCACGTAATCGCATAAGGGGACTTTTTGAAAGGGAAGCAGTCATAACCTCCAGGATTGTAAGGAACATGGAGGAGGAAGGTGCCAAGTTCAGAGACTACTTCAGCTTTGAAGAGAGGCTCGCACGTTGCCCGTCACACAGAATTCTTGCGTTGAGAAGGGGCGAGGAGGAGGGTGTATTGAAACTCTCAATCGAGCCTCCTGTTGAGAAGGCACTGGAGATTCTTCACCGTTTGTTTGTAAAGGGCAGTAAAGAATCTTCCCGGCAGGTTGAGGAAGCGGTAAATGACAGCTACAGGAGGTTGCTGGGGCCCTCAATTGAGAATGAATTCCGATCGTTCTCGAAGGAGAAAGCCGATACTGAAGCGATATCTGTCTTTGCCGAAAACCTGAGGCAGCTTTTGCTTGCACCGCCATTGGGGCAAAAACGTATCCTGGCAATAGATCCTGGTTACCGTACCGGTTGCAAGGTTGTTTGCCTTGATGAGCAGGGCAACCTGCTGCACAATGAGACAATTTACCCCCACCCGCCTCAGAGTGAGGGCCGGATGGCTGCAAAAAAGATAGCCTCGCTTGTCAACCAGTACAAAATTGAGGCAATATCCATCGGTAACGGCACCGCATCGCGTGAAACCGAGAACTTCATCAGGAAGGTTAAATTTGACAGGGATGTCAGTGTCTTCATGGTAAATGAGAGCGGGGCATCTGTCTATTCGGCATCACAGGTTGCAAGAGAAGAGTTCCCCGGTTATGATGTAACCGTGCGCGGAGCCGTATCAATAGGACGAAGGCTCTCTGATCCCCTCGCCGAACTGGTTAAGATAGATCCGAAGTCCATAGGGGTGGGCCAGTATCAGCATGATGTCGATCAGGGAAGGCTTAAGACCGGACTCGACCAGGTGGTGGAGAGTTGCGTGAACCTGGTGGGTGTTAATCTCAATACAGCAAGCAGGCACTTGCTCACATATGTATCCGGACTTGGTCCCCAGTTGGCCGGAAATATTGTTGAATTCCGCAAAGAGAACGGACCCTTTGCATCAAGAGAAGATCTGAAAGGGGTCCCAAGGCTGGGAGCAAAGGCATTTGAGCAGTGTGCAGGTTTCCTCCGTATTCCCGGTGCACCTAATCAGCTTGATAATTCGGCTGTCCACCCCGAGTCCTATAATATTGTCGAACGTATGGCCGGAGATATGGGCGCAGCCATTGAGGACCTGATAAAGAAGAAGGAAATACGGGAAAAACTTGATTTGAATAAATATGTAACAGAAACCACGGGATTACCTACACTTAATGATATAATGGCCGAGCTGGCCAAGCCCGGAAGGGACCCCCGCAGCAAGATTGAGGTTTTTGAGTTCTCACCCGATGTTTTCGGTATTGGCGACCTGAAGCCGGGGTTGGTTCTTCCCGGAATAGTCACCAATATAACTAATTTCGGAGCTTTTGTCGATATTGGTGTAAAGCAGGACGGACTGGTGCATATATCGCAGATGGCCGACAGGTTCGTAAAAAATCCCAATGATGTGGTTAAGCTCCATCAGAGTGTGAGGGTAAAGGTACTGGAGGTGGATGAAGCCCGCAAACGCATTCAGCTTAGCATGAAGGGCCTGAACTGA
- a CDS encoding glycosyltransferase yields MNIAFIGTYPPRKCGIGTFTKNMVKAILANTGHKNPHESMMIVALNEDNQEFDYPPEVKFTIRQNRQRDYADAARYINFSETDLCILEHEFGIYGGDDGVYILPLLHRLEVPLIVTFHTVLKEPSYTQRSIVEEIGKKAARIVVMSRRAFTFLREIYHIPAEKIEVIEHGVPEFEKLSRKKAKERFGLEERKVLLTFGLLGRSKGVETVINALPAIVEKHPDVLYIVLGATHPSVLRHTGEEYRNFLRRIVKTKGLEKHVYFNNEFVAEDRLFEYLSATDVYITPYPNEAQITSGTLSYAVGSGCAVVSTPYWHAQELLGNGRGRLFDFRDTAQLASIVDELLSDPEKLSALREKSREYGKKLRWPKIGKQYLYLAEFVCDNWEKEPKPEKQAIDLSLMPSYDLSHVKRLTDDTGIVQHAKYGIPNLKEGYCVDDNSRALLMSILAWRQNRDEDSLKLMPVYLSFLHYMQREDGNFRNFLSFSRQFLDEHGSEDSFGRSVWALAYLIRFAPNDAFKQIGREIFFRSVPHFDNLQSLRGIANTVIGICYYLKATPDDEAMVKKMKSLVSVIMEAYKDNRDGDWQWFEKIMTYDNAILPLALFSAYEITGEDEMLNIAIESTTFLESVTFRNGCLVPVGNQGWYEKGGRVPEFDQQSIDVMAMVLMYYRAFQVTMDRTCIEKMFASYLWFLGENSLRLPLYDHETCGGCDGLERQGVNRNQGAESTLAYWISHLTVLAAQEKEHLLIGNQ; encoded by the coding sequence ATGAATATAGCATTTATAGGTACTTACCCGCCAAGAAAGTGCGGAATTGGCACATTTACAAAAAATATGGTAAAGGCGATACTGGCGAATACCGGGCATAAGAATCCGCACGAAAGCATGATGATCGTGGCATTGAACGAAGATAACCAGGAGTTTGATTATCCGCCCGAGGTTAAGTTTACCATACGGCAGAACCGGCAGCGGGATTATGCCGATGCTGCAAGATATATCAACTTCAGCGAAACTGATCTGTGCATACTCGAACACGAATTCGGCATCTACGGCGGCGACGACGGGGTCTACATCCTGCCCCTGCTTCACAGGCTGGAGGTCCCGCTGATCGTTACCTTCCACACAGTGCTGAAGGAACCTTCCTATACACAGCGGTCCATCGTCGAGGAGATCGGGAAGAAGGCAGCCCGCATAGTGGTAATGAGCCGTCGCGCATTTACCTTTCTCAGGGAGATATATCACATACCCGCCGAAAAGATTGAGGTCATTGAACATGGTGTTCCTGAATTTGAAAAGCTTTCGCGGAAAAAGGCGAAAGAGAGGTTCGGGCTCGAGGAGAGAAAGGTGCTGCTGACATTCGGACTCCTGGGGAGGAGTAAGGGAGTGGAGACCGTTATCAACGCATTGCCTGCCATTGTTGAAAAACATCCCGACGTGCTGTATATTGTGCTTGGGGCAACCCATCCATCGGTGCTGCGGCATACCGGCGAGGAGTACCGTAATTTTCTCAGGCGTATTGTCAAGACCAAAGGACTTGAAAAGCATGTATACTTCAACAATGAATTTGTGGCCGAGGACAGGTTATTTGAATACCTGAGTGCCACAGATGTATACATAACGCCCTATCCCAATGAGGCACAGATTACCAGCGGTACGCTGTCATATGCTGTCGGTTCAGGTTGTGCTGTTGTTTCCACGCCCTACTGGCATGCCCAGGAGCTTCTCGGGAACGGAAGGGGGCGGCTGTTCGATTTCAGGGATACCGCGCAGCTTGCCTCAATAGTTGATGAGCTGCTGTCAGATCCCGAAAAACTTTCCGCGCTAAGGGAAAAATCAAGAGAATACGGCAAAAAACTCAGGTGGCCAAAAATTGGCAAGCAGTACCTGTACCTTGCCGAGTTTGTGTGTGACAACTGGGAAAAAGAGCCAAAGCCCGAAAAGCAGGCAATAGACCTGTCGCTTATGCCTTCATATGATCTTTCACATGTTAAAAGGCTTACCGACGACACCGGTATAGTGCAGCATGCCAAATACGGCATCCCCAACCTCAAGGAGGGATATTGTGTAGACGACAACTCCCGGGCACTCCTGATGTCCATCCTTGCCTGGAGGCAGAACAGGGACGAGGATTCCCTCAAGCTGATGCCTGTCTATCTCAGTTTCCTCCACTATATGCAGAGAGAGGACGGTAATTTCAGGAATTTTCTCAGTTTCAGCCGGCAGTTCCTGGATGAGCATGGTTCGGAAGATTCTTTCGGCCGTTCTGTATGGGCGCTCGCCTATCTTATAAGATTTGCACCCAATGATGCCTTCAAGCAGATAGGCAGGGAAATATTCTTCAGGTCGGTGCCTCATTTTGATAATCTGCAATCGTTAAGAGGTATAGCTAACACTGTGATTGGGATATGTTATTACCTTAAAGCGACTCCTGATGATGAGGCGATGGTGAAAAAGATGAAGAGCCTGGTATCGGTTATCATGGAGGCATATAAAGACAACCGGGACGGGGACTGGCAATGGTTTGAAAAGATAATGACATATGATAATGCCATCCTTCCACTTGCTCTCTTTTCAGCCTATGAGATAACCGGTGAGGATGAAATGCTTAATATTGCCATTGAATCAACTACTTTTTTGGAATCGGTTACTTTCAGGAACGGATGTCTGGTACCCGTCGGCAACCAGGGATGGTACGAGAAGGGGGGCAGAGTTCCGGAATTCGACCAGCAATCCATTGACGTTATGGCAATGGTGCTGATGTACTACAGGGCTTTCCAGGTGACTATGGACCGCACCTGTATAGAGAAGATGTTTGCTTCATACCTCTGGTTCCTTGGAGAAAATTCACTCCGGCTACCACTTTATGATCATGAGACCTGTGGTGGATGTGACGGACTTGAAAGGCAGGGGGTGAACAGGAACCAGGGGGCTGAAAGCACCCTTGCGTACTGGATATCACATCTTACCGTGCTTGCCGCGCAGGAGAAGGAGCACCTGCTCATCGGCAACCAGTGA
- a CDS encoding S9 family peptidase, with amino-acid sequence MLTIFFMISGSCKDHVPSPPVAEKIPHEITTHGHTRIDNYYWLRERENPEVIGYLEEENEYTTKMLRHTEELQENLYNEIIGRIKQTDESVPYFDNGYYYYTRYEEGFEFPVYCRRKGSMDADEEIMLNVNDMAGGHSFFQVAGLNVSPDNRILAFGIDTVGRRRYALHFKDLVTGELLSDMISETNGYVAWSNDSRTLFYTTQNNITLRAENVYRHALGDDPASRRLVYHEDDETYRVAVFTTKSKEYVMIVSSSTLSTEYRYVSAGDPFSDFRVFHPRESDMRYSVDHHGGRFYIVTNWEAVNFRLMETPEGRTGKEHWKELVGHRDDVLLSGIEIFNDHLVLSERKNGLRQIYIYNWDDMSGHYLEFPEEVYTAAVSVNPDFDSDMLRYSYSSLTTPNSVFDYNMKTGERVLLKQDEVIGDFDPDNYQARRLYATAGDGTKIPVSLVYRKGIERDGSNPLLLYAYGSYGSSTDPRFSSVRLSLLDRGFIYAIAHVRGGQEMGRYWYEEGKLLNKKNTFTDFNDCAQYLIDQNYTNQRMLFARGGSAGGLLIGAVINMRPDLYRGVIAAVPFVDVVTTMLDESIPLTTSEYDEWGNPNIEEFYHYMLSYSPYDQVTRQGYPAMLVTTGLHDSQVQYWEPAKWVAKLREYKTCDNPLLLYTNMEAGHGGAAGRYRRYREIAMEYAFLIDLAGVK; translated from the coding sequence ATGCTAACCATTTTCTTTATGATATCAGGATCCTGCAAGGATCATGTGCCAAGTCCTCCGGTTGCGGAAAAAATACCCCATGAGATAACCACCCACGGGCATACGCGTATTGACAATTACTACTGGCTGCGTGAAAGGGAGAATCCTGAGGTGATCGGGTACCTGGAAGAGGAAAACGAATATACCACTAAAATGCTCCGGCACACCGAAGAATTGCAGGAGAATTTGTACAATGAAATAATCGGAAGAATAAAGCAGACCGATGAATCAGTCCCCTATTTTGATAACGGCTACTACTATTACACCCGTTACGAAGAGGGGTTTGAGTTCCCGGTATATTGCAGGCGCAAGGGAAGCATGGATGCTGACGAGGAGATAATGTTAAATGTAAATGATATGGCCGGGGGGCACAGCTTTTTTCAGGTCGCCGGCCTGAATGTTAGTCCCGATAACAGGATACTTGCATTTGGCATCGATACTGTGGGCAGGAGGAGATATGCCCTTCACTTCAAGGATCTTGTCACCGGTGAACTATTATCCGATATGATCTCCGAAACAAACGGATATGTTGCCTGGAGCAATGACAGCCGTACACTCTTCTACACTACCCAGAACAATATTACACTCCGAGCAGAGAATGTGTACCGGCACGCTCTTGGTGATGATCCGGCCAGCCGCAGACTTGTGTATCACGAGGATGATGAGACCTACAGGGTTGCAGTATTTACCACAAAATCAAAAGAGTATGTTATGATAGTGTCATCAAGCACTCTTTCGACCGAGTACAGGTATGTCAGCGCAGGAGATCCTTTTTCTGATTTCAGGGTATTCCATCCCCGTGAGAGTGATATGCGCTATAGTGTTGATCATCATGGTGGCAGGTTTTATATTGTGACTAACTGGGAGGCAGTGAACTTCCGGCTTATGGAGACCCCTGAGGGCCGAACCGGCAAGGAACACTGGAAGGAGCTGGTTGGCCACAGGGATGATGTATTGCTAAGTGGAATTGAGATTTTCAATGACCACCTGGTGCTTTCTGAGAGGAAGAACGGGCTACGTCAGATTTATATTTACAACTGGGATGATATGTCAGGTCATTACCTTGAATTTCCAGAAGAAGTATATACTGCTGCAGTGTCTGTCAATCCTGACTTTGACAGCGACATGCTCAGGTACAGCTACAGCTCTCTGACAACTCCCAATTCGGTTTTCGATTATAACATGAAGACGGGAGAACGGGTGCTCCTCAAGCAGGATGAGGTTATAGGTGATTTTGACCCGGATAATTACCAGGCCCGGAGATTGTATGCCACCGCCGGTGACGGGACTAAAATACCGGTATCGCTGGTTTACCGAAAAGGCATTGAAAGGGACGGTTCAAATCCGCTTTTGCTTTATGCCTATGGGTCATATGGATCAAGTACCGACCCTCGTTTCAGTTCGGTGAGGCTAAGTCTGCTTGACCGGGGGTTTATTTATGCCATAGCACATGTCAGGGGAGGACAGGAGATGGGCCGATACTGGTATGAGGAAGGCAAGTTGCTGAACAAGAAAAATACCTTCACCGATTTTAATGATTGTGCTCAATATCTCATTGACCAGAATTATACCAATCAGAGAATGCTCTTTGCCCGGGGAGGAAGTGCCGGGGGGTTGCTTATTGGCGCCGTAATAAATATGAGGCCCGATCTTTACCGCGGGGTCATTGCTGCCGTACCATTTGTCGATGTGGTGACCACAATGCTGGATGAAAGCATACCTCTAACAACTTCCGAATATGATGAATGGGGAAACCCCAACATTGAAGAGTTCTATCACTATATGCTGTCGTATTCCCCGTACGACCAGGTGACCCGCCAGGGATACCCGGCGATGCTCGTTACAACAGGTCTTCACGACTCACAGGTGCAGTACTGGGAACCTGCCAAGTGGGTTGCTAAATTGAGAGAATACAAAACCTGCGACAACCCGCTGTTGCTATATACCAATATGGAAGCCGGGCATGGCGGCGCAGCGGGCCGATACAGGCGATACCGGGAGATTGCAATGGAATACGCCTTCCTGATCGACCTTGCGGGAGTAAAATGA
- a CDS encoding glycosyl hydrolase codes for MKLFFKILKIFGFSLLALVILVSGIVLTGLWYRKHDLRFDRQAFPQVQSEADIDILAGELLEQMSLDEKLWQLSGESPFITYRRFLGSWFLKDQFPHIFSGRNRRLNIPPFVLSDGPRGAVVGTGNTSFPVAMARGASFDTDMERRVGDVMGMELRANNTNYLAAPCINLLRHPAWGRAQETYGEDPWLLGEMGLALVSGAQRHNVMACAKHFAVNSIENSRFYVDVHMDERTLREVYLPHFKKVVQEGNIASIMSAYNRFRGEYCGHSEYLLTEILREEWGFEGFVSSDWVFGLRDGVMGINAGMDVEMPARTFYSPGRIKPALEKGEVTMEQIDAMVLRVLRTKLLYAFRDDIMTYDESLKASDRNISLAREVAGRSMVLVKNEGVLPFDIRDIRTVAVIGALADVENTGDRGSSHVRTPYIVTPWQGISSYAEANGVRAVLYDGHDAEEARQVASEADAVIVVAGYTHEDEGEFMGSTDGPPPDHTGSSEGRFTAGGDRPDLRLKQQDRALIAALAGVNPATVVTYVGGSAIMMEEWRNDIPAILFAWYAGMEGGNALAEVLFGDVNPAARLPFTIPVNENDLPFFDRWVDSITYGYYHGYTLFDKKGYEAAYPFGHGLSYTTFSYGNLEVLTPAITCDESLEVSVEVTNTGIRTGDEVVQLYIGFGNSAADRPVKLLRGFRRIELLPGETRRVEFELPASELAMYDPVAREWVIEQMVYEIYAGPSSSKDDLLVSEFEVL; via the coding sequence ATGAAGCTGTTTTTTAAAATCCTTAAAATCTTTGGTTTTAGCCTTCTTGCCCTGGTCATTCTTGTTTCCGGGATTGTTTTGACCGGACTTTGGTACCGTAAGCACGATCTCAGGTTTGACAGGCAGGCTTTCCCCCAGGTGCAGAGCGAAGCCGATATAGACATTCTTGCCGGTGAACTGCTGGAGCAGATGTCGCTCGATGAAAAGCTGTGGCAGCTTTCCGGCGAAAGCCCTTTTATCACCTACCGGCGATTTTTGGGCAGCTGGTTTTTGAAGGATCAGTTCCCGCACATCTTCAGCGGCCGGAACAGGCGTTTGAATATTCCCCCGTTCGTTCTTTCCGACGGTCCCCGCGGCGCCGTTGTGGGCACCGGCAATACCAGCTTCCCTGTTGCAATGGCAAGGGGGGCCTCGTTCGACACCGATATGGAAAGGAGGGTTGGCGATGTCATGGGCATGGAGCTTAGAGCCAACAACACCAACTATCTTGCCGCCCCGTGCATTAACCTGCTGCGTCATCCGGCATGGGGAAGGGCGCAGGAGACATACGGCGAGGATCCCTGGCTGCTGGGGGAGATGGGCCTGGCGCTTGTAAGTGGCGCCCAGAGGCACAACGTGATGGCCTGTGCCAAGCATTTCGCCGTAAACAGCATCGAGAACTCAAGGTTCTACGTAGATGTCCACATGGATGAGCGCACATTACGGGAGGTTTACCTGCCGCATTTCAAAAAGGTTGTGCAGGAGGGCAACATTGCTTCCATAATGAGTGCATACAACCGTTTCAGGGGAGAATACTGCGGGCACAGCGAATACCTGCTCACGGAGATACTTCGGGAGGAGTGGGGGTTTGAGGGATTCGTTTCGAGCGACTGGGTGTTTGGTTTGCGCGATGGTGTCATGGGCATCAATGCCGGGATGGACGTAGAGATGCCGGCCAGAACATTCTATTCGCCAGGGAGAATAAAGCCTGCCCTTGAAAAGGGTGAGGTAACCATGGAGCAGATTGATGCCATGGTGCTTAGGGTTTTACGTACAAAACTGCTTTATGCGTTCAGGGATGATATCATGACCTACGATGAGAGCCTGAAAGCGAGCGACAGGAATATCAGCCTGGCAAGGGAGGTTGCAGGAAGGAGCATGGTACTTGTAAAGAACGAGGGAGTGCTTCCTTTTGACATCAGGGATATACGAACGGTTGCCGTTATCGGTGCACTTGCCGATGTTGAGAATACCGGCGACAGGGGCAGCAGCCATGTCCGTACCCCATATATTGTCACACCCTGGCAGGGTATCAGCTCTTATGCGGAAGCCAACGGGGTCAGGGCAGTTCTTTATGACGGCCATGATGCCGAGGAGGCCCGGCAGGTTGCATCTGAAGCCGATGCGGTGATCGTCGTTGCGGGTTATACTCACGAGGATGAGGGAGAGTTCATGGGCAGCACAGATGGACCGCCGCCTGATCATACAGGATCTTCAGAAGGCAGATTCACAGCAGGCGGCGACAGGCCGGATCTGCGCCTTAAGCAGCAGGACCGGGCTCTTATAGCCGCCCTTGCCGGGGTCAATCCGGCAACGGTCGTTACTTATGTCGGGGGCAGTGCGATCATGATGGAAGAGTGGCGTAATGATATACCCGCCATACTGTTTGCATGGTACGCGGGGATGGAGGGAGGCAATGCCCTGGCAGAAGTACTTTTTGGCGACGTGAATCCTGCAGCCAGACTACCCTTTACCATACCTGTCAATGAGAATGACCTTCCTTTTTTCGACAGGTGGGTTGACAGCATCACCTATGGTTATTATCACGGGTATACCCTTTTTGACAAAAAAGGCTACGAGGCTGCCTATCCTTTTGGTCACGGACTGAGTTATACAACTTTCAGCTACGGCAACCTTGAAGTCCTCACACCGGCGATAACCTGTGATGAATCCCTGGAAGTATCGGTTGAGGTTACCAATACCGGGATAAGGACCGGCGATGAAGTTGTACAATTATACATAGGGTTTGGCAATTCGGCAGCCGACAGGCCGGTGAAACTGCTCAGGGGCTTCAGAAGGATTGAGCTTTTGCCGGGAGAGACCCGGCGGGTGGAATTTGAGCTGCCGGCGTCTGAACTTGCCATGTACGATCCGGTTGCCCGGGAGTGGGTGATCGAGCAGATGGTCTACGAGATATATGCAGGTCCTTCTTCTTCGAAGGATGACCTTCTTGTTTCGGAGTTTGAAGTTTTGTAG
- a CDS encoding DUF4914 family protein, protein MLPDNISLPEEVSGLLSKCPDCKLFTSSAELADAAVGGKENNSFEVSYEIKGKGKHVEAMVHRVANGISVNYTETYMRRRDPDTLVVADDKPSDKERFSDKYGSEFSPLRQETIDWLIEQQLGYFIFKIGPSEFSYYGIAIAPANAAFFCMGLSLLQKIIDPAEVKEEIAVKSVVYVAPTFRHTHFDGKQVVVHNRTDEVYEIFSYNLYPGPSAKKGIYGVLLSIGEFEGWSAPHCSAVQSVSPYDNITTFMHEGASGGGKSEMLQMIVREPEGSVEIGENTITGEKRATAIPQFCKINPVCDDMGIVHPSYETGGMRLRIMDAEHGWFIRTDNITGYGCEPQIEKLTINSTEPLLFLNIRTNPGGTALIWNHIEDEPGKPCPNPRVVVPRQIFPGVVNKPVSVDVRSFGVRTPPCSAENPSYGIIGLFHILPPALAWLWRLVSPRGHANPSIVDSDKMGSEGVGSYWPFATGLKVTHANLLLDQIVNNTVTQYVLTPNQYIGVWKVGFKPQLLMREYLTRRGNAKFRAEQYQSARCPLLGFELNYLTIEGSKIPSRFLKVYRQEAVGFEGYDKGAEILKAFFHEQLPQYQVNGLSDLGRRIIETCLDNGNVEDYESLIEKR, encoded by the coding sequence ATGTTACCAGATAATATCAGTCTGCCCGAGGAGGTTTCCGGCCTTCTCTCAAAATGTCCTGATTGTAAGTTATTCACAAGTTCCGCAGAACTTGCAGATGCAGCGGTTGGAGGCAAGGAAAATAACAGCTTTGAGGTCAGCTATGAAATCAAAGGAAAGGGTAAGCATGTGGAAGCCATGGTTCACCGGGTTGCCAACGGTATCTCTGTGAACTATACAGAGACCTACATGAGAAGAAGGGATCCTGACACCCTGGTGGTTGCCGATGATAAACCAAGTGATAAGGAGAGGTTCAGTGACAAGTATGGCAGTGAGTTCAGTCCGTTGCGCCAGGAAACGATTGACTGGCTTATTGAACAGCAACTTGGATATTTCATATTCAAGATCGGCCCTTCCGAATTCAGTTATTATGGTATAGCCATTGCACCGGCAAATGCTGCATTTTTCTGTATGGGGCTGTCACTGCTTCAGAAAATAATCGATCCGGCTGAAGTAAAAGAAGAAATAGCTGTAAAATCTGTAGTTTATGTAGCACCCACTTTCAGGCATACACATTTTGATGGAAAACAGGTTGTGGTGCACAACCGGACAGACGAAGTTTATGAAATATTTTCCTACAATCTTTATCCCGGACCCAGCGCAAAAAAGGGTATCTATGGCGTACTTCTCAGCATAGGAGAATTTGAGGGATGGTCAGCCCCGCACTGTTCGGCGGTCCAGAGCGTAAGTCCCTATGACAATATAACAACATTCATGCACGAGGGTGCCAGTGGGGGAGGAAAAAGTGAAATGCTCCAGATGATCGTCCGTGAGCCTGAAGGCTCTGTCGAGATAGGTGAAAATACCATCACCGGCGAGAAAAGGGCAACTGCAATCCCGCAGTTTTGCAAGATCAACCCTGTATGCGATGATATGGGCATAGTCCATCCATCATATGAAACCGGCGGAATGAGATTGCGAATCATGGATGCTGAGCACGGCTGGTTTATAAGGACGGACAATATTACGGGTTACGGATGCGAACCTCAGATTGAGAAACTTACCATAAACTCCACGGAACCGCTTCTGTTTCTGAATATCCGCACCAATCCCGGCGGAACGGCACTCATATGGAACCATATCGAAGACGAACCCGGTAAGCCATGTCCCAATCCCCGTGTGGTTGTCCCCAGGCAGATATTCCCCGGTGTTGTTAATAAACCTGTTTCAGTTGACGTAAGGAGCTTTGGTGTGCGCACTCCTCCGTGCTCGGCAGAAAACCCAAGCTATGGAATAATAGGGCTGTTCCATATTTTGCCGCCGGCCCTTGCATGGTTATGGAGGCTTGTATCGCCAAGGGGGCATGCTAATCCAAGTATAGTTGATTCTGACAAGATGGGCAGCGAGGGAGTAGGCTCATACTGGCCTTTTGCTACAGGGCTTAAGGTAACGCATGCCAACCTTCTTCTGGACCAGATCGTGAATAATACCGTTACCCAGTATGTTTTGACCCCCAACCAGTATATAGGTGTCTGGAAGGTTGGGTTCAAACCGCAGCTGCTGATGCGTGAGTACCTTACAAGAAGGGGCAATGCCAAGTTCAGGGCAGAACAGTACCAGTCCGCCCGGTGCCCCCTGCTCGGTTTTGAACTTAACTACCTTACAATAGAGGGGTCGAAGATCCCATCACGCTTTCTTAAGGTTTACAGACAGGAAGCAGTAGGTTTTGAGGGTTATGACAAAGGTGCTGAAATTCTTAAGGCATTTTTCCATGAGCAGCTTCCGCAGTACCAGGTCAACGGGCTGTCTGATCTGGGACGCAGGATAATTGAAACATGCCTTGACAATGGGAATGTTGAAGATTATGAAAGTTTAATTGAAAAAAGGTAA
- a CDS encoding phage holin family protein, with protein MRTITKFILIAIAIMGIAWLIPGVEVVSFTTALWVALLLAILNLIVKPILIVLTIPVTILTFGLFLLVINGLIIWMAGAWVRGFFVETFWKAILFSILLSAATYLIEQLLGPPPPSRRVYHGETRSYRRE; from the coding sequence ATGCGCACAATAACCAAATTCATACTGATCGCAATCGCCATTATGGGAATTGCATGGCTTATACCCGGAGTAGAGGTTGTCTCATTCACCACCGCATTATGGGTGGCTCTCCTGCTAGCCATCCTCAATCTGATAGTAAAACCGATCCTGATAGTTCTGACCATACCGGTAACCATATTAACTTTCGGGTTGTTCCTTCTCGTAATTAACGGACTGATAATATGGATGGCCGGAGCATGGGTGCGGGGCTTTTTTGTTGAAACTTTCTGGAAGGCAATACTGTTCAGCATTCTGTTGTCGGCTGCCACCTACCTGATAGAGCAACTGCTGGGACCTCCCCCGCCCAGCAGACGGGTATATCACGGGGAGACAAGAAGTTACCGGCGCGAGTGA